Proteins found in one Aquibium microcysteis genomic segment:
- a CDS encoding HTH domain-containing protein, with product MQPDQLLTRRRQRALIDSLNAGALLTATKLSETHRVSTRTIYRDVADLQRAGVPIQSQAGMGYMLRWPIPIPSFLQEEPAMPHRNDPPTIPLDAVEWMPTGDDADPKARLLAHIRIGGLDMHLEASEIEYEDADGINLQCAKVESRRSDDFNSLCNMMDCSFETIAIEGREYVLVAVPYGR from the coding sequence ATGCAGCCTGACCAGCTCCTTACCAGGCGACGGCAGAGGGCTCTCATCGACAGCCTCAATGCCGGCGCCCTGCTGACCGCCACGAAGCTCAGCGAAACGCACCGCGTCTCCACCCGAACGATCTATCGCGACGTCGCCGACCTTCAGCGGGCCGGCGTCCCCATCCAGAGCCAGGCGGGCATGGGCTATATGCTGCGCTGGCCGATCCCGATCCCCTCATTCCTTCAGGAGGAACCCGCCATGCCCCACCGCAACGACCCGCCGACGATCCCGCTCGATGCCGTAGAGTGGATGCCGACCGGCGACGACGCCGACCCGAAAGCGCGGCTGCTGGCGCACATCCGCATCGGCGGCCTCGACATGCACCTCGAGGCCTCGGAGATCGAGTACGAGGACGCCGACGGCATCAATCTCCAGTGCGCAAAGGTAGAGAGCCGCCGCTCCGACGACTTCAACTCCCTCTGCAACATGATGGACTGCAGCTTCGAGACCATCGCGATTGAGGGGCGCGAATACGTCCTGGTTGCCGTGCCCTACGGCCGCTGA
- a CDS encoding DUF4942 domain-containing protein, with the protein MNAIVSRNTIEQIVAYRDAALQHYEAAFAKIVAANDALVVAGKLWDAAAPGRSGAWSETTEEIKQFLHAVRLPDYDRYMRTARRLIDVTVWSHVIETTGIEQLMDAQAKKELRDQMRYVPERTDRDGTLINQDEIDRMLPPVTVDNVYGTLENFMAQAETIFRRGIVNVFTKLDRRFRSHDGFKIGGRLIINGLVNGEGYFRGHGDRTDMLLDIERTFLVLDGKSARASYAGIVGILHHERRSWEPKQSLHVGDYFRVRIFKNGNAHLWFTRDDLVEKVNKILAAHYGEVLGDGMTKEDDPLAPENAKSTPARYFGFYPTPDEPANLVVTAAHVLQRAGMPRMRILEPSAGTGNLARRCAKRFDPKEWGHWAERYREEYRWDNQVDCIEIQPHLADQLRAEGIYNRVTCADFLQVRPDPIYDRVVMNPPFDRERDIDHVMHALRFLKDDGCLVAIMSAGTEFRETRKSIAFRGLMAKMNAVWEDLPPASFAEVGTYVNTLIMRVWKDGRTQRSIRY; encoded by the coding sequence ATGAACGCCATCGTTTCACGCAACACCATCGAGCAGATCGTCGCCTATCGGGACGCGGCTCTCCAGCATTACGAAGCCGCCTTCGCCAAGATCGTCGCCGCCAACGACGCCCTCGTCGTCGCCGGCAAATTGTGGGATGCCGCAGCGCCTGGCCGCAGCGGTGCCTGGTCCGAGACGACCGAGGAGATCAAGCAGTTTCTGCATGCCGTCCGGCTACCTGACTATGACCGCTACATGCGCACAGCCCGTCGGCTGATCGACGTCACGGTCTGGTCGCACGTCATCGAGACCACCGGCATCGAGCAGCTGATGGACGCTCAGGCGAAGAAGGAGCTGCGCGACCAGATGCGCTATGTGCCCGAGCGCACCGACCGCGACGGCACCCTGATCAACCAGGACGAGATCGACAGGATGCTGCCGCCGGTGACGGTCGATAACGTCTACGGCACGCTGGAGAACTTCATGGCGCAGGCCGAGACGATCTTCCGGCGCGGAATCGTCAACGTCTTCACCAAGCTCGACCGCCGGTTCCGCTCGCATGACGGTTTCAAGATCGGCGGCCGCCTCATCATCAACGGCCTCGTCAACGGAGAGGGCTACTTCCGAGGTCATGGCGACCGAACCGACATGCTGCTCGACATCGAGCGGACCTTCCTCGTTCTCGACGGAAAGTCGGCGCGCGCAAGCTACGCGGGCATCGTCGGAATCCTCCATCATGAGAGGCGCAGCTGGGAACCGAAGCAGTCATTGCACGTGGGCGACTACTTCCGGGTACGCATATTCAAGAACGGCAACGCCCATCTCTGGTTCACCCGCGACGACCTGGTCGAAAAGGTCAACAAGATCCTGGCCGCACACTATGGCGAGGTGCTGGGCGACGGCATGACGAAGGAGGACGACCCGCTCGCTCCGGAGAACGCCAAGAGCACGCCGGCGCGCTACTTCGGCTTTTATCCGACCCCCGACGAACCGGCCAATCTGGTGGTTACGGCGGCGCACGTCCTGCAACGGGCAGGAATGCCGCGCATGCGCATCCTTGAGCCGTCCGCAGGCACTGGCAACCTCGCCCGGCGATGCGCCAAGCGGTTCGACCCGAAAGAATGGGGGCATTGGGCCGAGCGCTACCGCGAGGAGTACCGCTGGGACAACCAGGTCGACTGCATCGAGATCCAGCCGCACCTCGCCGACCAGCTCCGCGCCGAGGGCATCTACAATCGGGTCACCTGCGCCGACTTCCTGCAGGTGAGGCCCGATCCCATCTACGACCGGGTCGTCATGAACCCGCCCTTCGACCGCGAGCGCGACATCGACCACGTCATGCACGCCCTGCGGTTCCTGAAGGACGACGGCTGCCTCGTCGCCATCATGTCGGCCGGCACTGAGTTCCGCGAGACGCGCAAGTCGATTGCCTTCCGCGGGCTCATGGCCAAGATGAATGCGGTGTGGGAAGACCTCCCGCCCGCCTCCTTCGCCGAGGTCGGCACCTACGTGAACACGCTGATCATGCGGGTGTGGAAAGACGGACGAACGCAGCGCAGCATCCGGTATTGA
- a CDS encoding replicative DNA helicase translates to MSNTSSNGALSNLAIEKAVLGAILQDEENYWSVNEVLSMDLFSTDDHQKIYAVIHELASDGRAIRVPIVAGRIGNMSDGQDAEVYLSMLLHIASKEDEKVPLIDFAHELRSSATRRRVIAVAEGMLKAAKDIAYDPQQIVDRANERLADISRDAQIEFESTVSQTIRTIFESASSRGTNDIALRPCLVGLEEMVGYYPPGSLILWGGGPGSGKTAMAMQQMLFTSKNDPATLFELEMDNMSLVARSISGETGVSVRDIMRGLTENQLERLLEAERQFQARRLRIVSPSKMSIQQIRSRAYSHRRKFGLRMLVVDHLKLVERPSKYRMDPVERAYENARDLKSLAKDLGCVVVALCQFTKSARQKEIPEPEMEDFYGGSLEEHADIMLANFNRNDWLKRNPPRTNQGKAKEDWDDKLAISAGKIEVYKLKDRFGTPRDRKVFHWNGKLTLFQDYETVQTSMMDELAAANF, encoded by the coding sequence ATGTCCAATACCTCTAGCAACGGCGCGCTTTCCAACCTCGCCATCGAGAAGGCGGTGCTCGGCGCCATCCTACAGGACGAGGAGAACTACTGGAGCGTGAACGAGGTGCTGTCGATGGACCTGTTCTCCACCGACGACCACCAGAAGATCTACGCCGTCATCCACGAGCTGGCGTCGGACGGCCGCGCCATCCGCGTGCCGATCGTGGCCGGACGCATCGGCAACATGAGCGACGGGCAGGACGCCGAGGTGTACCTGTCGATGCTGCTGCACATCGCGTCCAAGGAAGACGAGAAGGTGCCGCTGATCGACTTCGCCCATGAGCTGCGCTCGAGCGCGACCAGGCGGCGGGTGATCGCGGTCGCCGAGGGGATGCTGAAGGCGGCCAAGGACATCGCCTACGACCCACAGCAGATCGTCGACCGTGCCAACGAGCGGCTGGCCGACATCTCGCGCGACGCGCAGATCGAGTTCGAGTCGACCGTGTCGCAGACCATCCGCACCATCTTCGAGTCGGCGAGCAGCCGGGGCACCAACGACATCGCGCTGCGGCCCTGCTTGGTCGGGCTTGAGGAGATGGTCGGCTACTACCCGCCGGGCTCGCTCATTTTGTGGGGTGGCGGGCCGGGCAGCGGCAAGACTGCCATGGCCATGCAGCAGATGCTGTTCACCAGCAAGAACGACCCGGCGACGCTATTCGAACTCGAGATGGACAACATGTCGCTCGTCGCCCGCTCGATCTCGGGCGAGACCGGGGTGTCGGTGCGCGACATCATGCGTGGCCTCACGGAGAACCAGCTGGAACGGCTCCTCGAGGCAGAGCGGCAGTTCCAGGCGCGCCGGCTGCGCATCGTGTCTCCGTCGAAGATGTCGATCCAGCAGATCCGCAGCCGCGCCTACTCCCACCGCCGCAAGTTCGGCCTGCGCATGCTCGTCGTCGATCACCTGAAGCTGGTGGAGCGGCCGTCGAAGTACCGCATGGACCCGGTTGAGCGCGCATATGAGAACGCCCGCGACCTGAAGAGCCTGGCCAAGGATCTCGGCTGCGTCGTCGTCGCGCTCTGCCAGTTCACCAAGTCGGCACGCCAGAAGGAGATCCCCGAGCCCGAGATGGAGGACTTCTACGGCGGTTCGCTCGAAGAGCACGCCGACATCATGCTCGCCAACTTCAACCGGAACGACTGGCTGAAGCGCAACCCTCCTCGCACCAACCAGGGCAAGGCGAAGGAGGATTGGGACGACAAGCTCGCGATCTCGGCCGGCAAGATCGAGGTCTACAAGCTGAAGGACCGCTTCGGCACGCCGCGCGACCGCAAGGTCTTCCATTGGAATGGCAAGCTCACGCTCTTTCAGGACTACGAGACCGTCCAGACCTCGATGATGGACGAGCTCGCGGCCGCGAATTTCTAG
- a CDS encoding DNA-processing protein DprA, with protein MFDRAAGSERQFDMLRNYGERDIFLYYAGDLHLLAKRAVSIVGTRDVSEEGRRRATRLARELADADVLVMSGLAKGVDRAAHEATIAAGGFTAAVIGTPLSKAYPIENKSLQEEIYSNHLLITPFADGEPVYKGNFPKRNRVMALLSDATVIVEASDTSGTLHQAAECQRQGRWLFIMRAVAENPRLTWPSKFLSHPKTKVLRSTFDIIEALEHA; from the coding sequence GTGTTTGATCGTGCTGCCGGATCTGAACGGCAGTTCGATATGCTCCGGAACTATGGGGAGAGGGACATCTTCCTCTACTACGCCGGCGACCTCCACCTCCTCGCAAAGCGAGCAGTTTCAATCGTAGGCACTCGAGACGTGTCGGAGGAGGGGCGCCGCCGCGCGACCAGGCTCGCTCGTGAATTGGCGGATGCTGACGTGTTGGTGATGAGTGGCCTGGCCAAGGGCGTGGACCGTGCTGCTCATGAGGCGACCATTGCAGCTGGCGGATTCACTGCGGCGGTAATCGGCACGCCGTTGTCGAAGGCCTACCCGATCGAGAACAAATCACTTCAGGAAGAAATCTACTCGAACCACCTGTTGATCACTCCTTTTGCGGACGGAGAACCGGTTTACAAAGGCAACTTCCCGAAGCGAAACCGCGTCATGGCACTATTGAGTGACGCAACTGTGATCGTCGAAGCCTCGGACACATCGGGAACGCTCCACCAGGCAGCTGAATGCCAGCGTCAGGGGCGTTGGCTGTTCATCATGAGAGCGGTTGCCGAGAATCCTCGGCTAACTTGGCCGTCTAAGTTCTTGAGCCATCCCAAGACGAAAGTTCTTCGCTCGACCTTTGATATTATCGAAGCATTGGAACATGCCTGA
- a CDS encoding carph-isopro domain-containing protein encodes MKPTVGSNPAARVIGMMGGLTKLARAIDAPVTTVQAWKTRGEIPQRYWGGIFEAAKATSIDLKIEDFVDLPEAEEPAEQGETERDARG; translated from the coding sequence GTGAAACCCACCGTAGGCTCCAACCCAGCGGCGCGGGTCATTGGCATGATGGGTGGTCTCACCAAGCTTGCGCGCGCCATCGATGCACCTGTGACGACGGTTCAGGCCTGGAAGACGCGAGGGGAAATCCCGCAGCGCTATTGGGGAGGGATCTTCGAAGCAGCGAAGGCCACCAGCATCGATCTGAAGATTGAGGATTTTGTCGATCTTCCCGAGGCCGAAGAGCCGGCCGAGCAAGGGGAGACGGAACGCGATGCGCGCGGCTGA
- a CDS encoding DUF7146 domain-containing protein, with protein MTAVRNDLSYKDILDQLNDRAEEIAAACIPDGKKNGNYWRGDLNGKISVHIRGGRVGMVGFWQGQGGNDKGGGNLIHLIELAFGCETHGAAVKLAKERFLGIRKRELTEEEKRAWAKQQEESRRRAEQRERDESQAQERKVETVRSIWQEAKPIAGTAAETYLRSRSIDMPQWPVSLRFHPSVAISPETPRSPRHMALVGGVQAVDRRLVALWRIFLEPDGKPVLDESGKKVKLGFGPAAGGAVRFGPVTETLRLTEGMETALGVMLLTKPGASVWATLSTSGMIGFQIPPGVRRIEIYADGDRHRENKRTGGVLLPPGIAAAEKLKAKAEEAGVQAVVFPSPEPDDWLDVWQAKFKDETRLRNVQYL; from the coding sequence GTGACGGCCGTGCGGAACGACCTCTCCTATAAGGACATCCTCGACCAGCTCAACGACAGGGCCGAGGAGATCGCGGCCGCCTGCATCCCAGACGGGAAGAAGAACGGGAACTACTGGCGGGGCGACCTCAACGGCAAGATCTCGGTCCACATCCGTGGCGGCCGCGTCGGCATGGTCGGCTTCTGGCAGGGGCAGGGCGGCAACGACAAGGGCGGCGGCAACCTCATCCACCTGATCGAGCTGGCCTTCGGGTGCGAGACGCATGGCGCGGCGGTGAAGCTGGCGAAGGAGCGATTCCTCGGCATCCGCAAGCGCGAGCTCACCGAGGAGGAGAAGCGCGCCTGGGCCAAGCAACAGGAGGAGTCCAGGCGGCGGGCTGAACAGCGCGAGCGCGACGAGAGCCAGGCGCAGGAGCGCAAGGTCGAGACCGTCCGGTCGATCTGGCAGGAGGCGAAGCCGATCGCCGGTACGGCGGCGGAAACCTATCTCCGGTCGCGGTCGATCGACATGCCGCAGTGGCCGGTATCGCTGCGCTTTCATCCGAGCGTGGCCATCAGTCCGGAGACTCCGCGCAGCCCCCGGCACATGGCGCTGGTCGGCGGCGTGCAGGCGGTCGACCGTCGGCTGGTCGCGCTGTGGCGGATCTTCCTCGAGCCAGACGGCAAGCCGGTTCTCGACGAGAGCGGCAAGAAGGTGAAGCTCGGCTTCGGGCCGGCGGCGGGCGGCGCAGTACGCTTCGGTCCGGTGACCGAGACCTTGCGGCTCACCGAGGGCATGGAGACCGCGCTCGGCGTGATGCTGCTCACCAAGCCCGGGGCGTCGGTGTGGGCGACGCTCTCCACCTCCGGAATGATCGGCTTCCAGATCCCGCCGGGCGTCAGGCGCATCGAGATCTATGCCGACGGCGATCGCCACCGGGAGAACAAGAGGACGGGAGGGGTGCTGCTGCCGCCGGGGATAGCGGCAGCGGAGAAGCTGAAGGCGAAAGCGGAAGAGGCGGGCGTGCAGGCCGTCGTCTTCCCGTCACCCGAGCCGGACGACTGGCTCGACGTGTGGCAGGCGAAATTCAAGGACGAGACGAGGCTCCGAAATGTCCAATACCTCTAG
- a CDS encoding DUF2806 domain-containing protein: MAGKDHLDTETSVSAEITGSGLKASAKSRFIAAVDRLGGNIIDLLNTPIEARNNQARTLADSRARMLEKVTEIALKKINEDPSLVDRAIEAHFQSILNRQANKDGVLAKAIDELRARPPSDAQAANGNLRLDESFLNPFERFAEDASTEDLREKWARILASEIREPGSVTPRFLRIVNEIDAFEAATFAELNEHRAAFVIPICLNKNVGWNKWSALEASGLIVPSIFGQVRKFTLISDISGIKVWTMLFNRFGLGFPASVSLGRLPHAETGHSAHPIEVFDETPQIPVRIITDEGMTLTRLMEDNEEEVVLRLCQKISDAVGEKMFIYERYNEEDWIVTRSVEPLSL; this comes from the coding sequence ATGGCTGGAAAAGATCATCTCGACACTGAAACCTCCGTGTCGGCGGAGATTACAGGAAGCGGTCTGAAGGCAAGTGCAAAGAGCCGCTTTATTGCGGCCGTCGACCGATTAGGTGGGAATATAATTGATCTGCTAAATACTCCTATTGAGGCAAGAAATAACCAGGCGCGCACGTTGGCAGATAGTCGCGCTAGGATGCTGGAAAAAGTTACTGAGATAGCACTGAAGAAGATTAACGAGGATCCCTCACTTGTAGATCGGGCCATTGAAGCGCATTTTCAATCCATCCTGAATCGCCAGGCAAACAAGGATGGAGTCCTCGCTAAAGCAATAGACGAATTGCGCGCGCGGCCGCCTTCGGACGCGCAGGCGGCTAACGGAAATCTGCGGTTAGACGAAAGCTTTCTCAACCCATTTGAGCGATTTGCTGAAGATGCGTCCACAGAAGATTTGCGAGAGAAGTGGGCGCGGATACTCGCATCAGAAATACGGGAGCCGGGATCGGTCACCCCGAGATTTCTTAGGATAGTTAATGAAATCGACGCATTTGAAGCCGCTACCTTTGCTGAGCTAAATGAGCATCGTGCGGCATTTGTAATTCCCATCTGCCTCAACAAAAATGTTGGGTGGAATAAGTGGTCTGCACTTGAGGCTAGCGGATTAATAGTCCCATCTATATTTGGACAAGTAAGAAAATTTACCCTGATCAGCGACATTAGTGGTATAAAAGTATGGACTATGCTCTTCAATAGATTTGGGTTGGGCTTTCCAGCTTCAGTATCGTTAGGCCGCCTCCCACATGCGGAAACGGGCCATTCGGCTCATCCCATCGAAGTTTTTGACGAAACTCCTCAAATTCCCGTTAGAATCATTACAGATGAAGGCATGACGCTCACGAGACTAATGGAAGACAATGAAGAAGAAGTAGTATTGCGTTTGTGCCAGAAAATTTCGGACGCAGTCGGGGAAAAGATGTTTATCTACGAGCGATACAATGAAGAGGACTGGATAGTGACCAGGAGCGTGGAGCCATTAAGCCTTTAG
- the dnaN gene encoding DNA polymerase III subunit beta: protein MNAMNHVAAAVASLDYDRLLVAMTNACRVTGKRNTLPILDHVTITASRGGAQVCGTDLDRYFTTFVPGQVDKGFACILDAHKLLAVLKKAKAARTVNLSVDGDQVVMSIGKLNVTTTPTASIDDVPQQKFREGLKKSNCSFILKAEVLARILQRVTFAVSTEETRYYLNGTFMHVVQRAGYTFDPKTGDPSNTHLPKLTFAATDGHRLARYEIDVPAGAEAMPDEGVIIPRIATDELSRLLKRKGCPAEIMVTVTDTGISFLIGEDELLESKLIEGTFPDYTRVLPSGNDHRLEIMPSLLIEAVTQASTILTERGRAVRLKLGDGWLRASCKDPEFGTTEMTIAAENETPLEIGFNVGYLLEVLARVEGKAVIKFADCGAPVLVSDTDDDCVLYCLMPMRV, encoded by the coding sequence ATGAACGCCATGAACCACGTCGCCGCCGCCGTCGCCTCGCTCGACTATGACCGGCTCCTCGTCGCCATGACCAACGCCTGCCGGGTCACCGGCAAGCGCAACACGCTGCCCATCCTGGACCACGTCACCATCACGGCCAGCCGCGGCGGGGCGCAGGTCTGCGGCACCGACCTCGATCGGTACTTCACCACCTTCGTCCCCGGTCAGGTCGACAAGGGCTTCGCCTGCATCCTCGACGCCCACAAGCTGCTCGCGGTGCTGAAGAAGGCGAAGGCCGCCCGGACGGTGAACCTGTCGGTGGACGGCGACCAGGTCGTCATGTCGATCGGCAAGCTCAACGTCACCACGACGCCGACGGCCAGCATCGACGACGTCCCGCAGCAGAAGTTCCGCGAGGGGCTGAAGAAGTCGAACTGCTCCTTCATCCTGAAGGCCGAGGTGCTGGCCCGGATCCTGCAGCGGGTCACCTTCGCCGTCTCCACCGAGGAGACGCGCTACTACCTCAACGGCACCTTCATGCACGTCGTCCAGCGGGCAGGCTACACATTCGACCCGAAGACCGGCGACCCCTCCAACACGCATCTGCCCAAACTCACCTTCGCAGCAACTGACGGCCACCGGCTGGCCCGCTACGAGATCGACGTGCCGGCCGGCGCCGAGGCCATGCCCGACGAGGGCGTCATCATCCCGCGGATCGCCACTGACGAGCTGTCCCGGCTCTTGAAGCGGAAGGGCTGCCCGGCCGAGATCATGGTGACGGTGACCGACACGGGCATCTCCTTCCTCATCGGCGAGGACGAGCTGCTGGAGTCGAAGCTGATCGAAGGCACCTTCCCCGACTACACCCGGGTGCTTCCCTCCGGCAACGACCACCGGCTGGAGATCATGCCGAGCCTGCTGATCGAGGCGGTGACGCAGGCCTCGACGATTCTCACCGAGCGCGGCCGCGCGGTCCGGCTGAAACTCGGTGACGGCTGGCTGCGCGCCTCGTGCAAGGATCCGGAGTTCGGGACCACCGAGATGACGATCGCGGCCGAGAACGAGACCCCGCTCGAGATCGGCTTCAACGTCGGCTACCTGCTCGAGGTGTTGGCCCGCGTCGAAGGCAAGGCGGTGATCAAGTTCGCCGACTGCGGTGCGCCGGTGCTGGTGTCCGACACCGACGACGACTGCGTCCTCTACTGCCTCATGCCCATGCGGGTGTGA
- a CDS encoding SOS response-associated peptidase, producing the protein MCNLYNISKGPQAILDFTRAMRSAAGNLAPGSIYPNYPAPVVRVGEDGERELAMLQWGMPSPPAYVKGADRGVTNIRNVGSPHWRRWLGVSSRCVVAATSFAEPSPTKDENGRTPNVWFAIDESRPLFFFAGIWTRWHGVRKVKDGPGDFDLFGFLTTAPNAVVKPVHPKAMPAILTTTVEMETWLTAPWEEAKELQRPLADELLMIVPKPEAVDGA; encoded by the coding sequence ATGTGCAACCTCTACAACATCTCCAAAGGGCCACAGGCCATCCTCGACTTCACGCGGGCGATGCGCAGCGCAGCCGGCAACCTTGCCCCCGGCAGCATCTATCCGAACTACCCGGCGCCCGTGGTGCGCGTCGGCGAGGACGGCGAGCGCGAGCTGGCGATGCTGCAGTGGGGAATGCCGTCGCCGCCGGCCTACGTGAAGGGCGCCGACCGCGGCGTTACGAACATTCGCAACGTCGGCTCGCCGCACTGGCGCCGTTGGCTCGGCGTTTCGAGCCGGTGCGTGGTGGCCGCGACTTCCTTCGCCGAGCCGAGCCCTACTAAGGACGAGAACGGCCGCACGCCGAACGTCTGGTTCGCGATCGATGAGAGCCGGCCGCTGTTCTTCTTCGCCGGGATCTGGACGCGGTGGCACGGCGTCCGAAAGGTGAAGGACGGGCCCGGCGATTTCGACCTGTTCGGATTCCTGACGACCGCGCCGAATGCTGTCGTGAAGCCAGTGCATCCGAAGGCGATGCCGGCTATCCTTACGACGACCGTAGAAATGGAGACCTGGCTCACCGCGCCATGGGAAGAAGCGAAAGAGCTGCAACGGCCGCTTGCCGATGAGCTACTGATGATCGTGCCGAAGCCGGAGGCAGTCGATGGAGCCTGA
- a CDS encoding S24 family peptidase, giving the protein MSMQISYTEFAYVPRMDARADTAKKLKSLYKRADFTMDTFAKALGFGGASSLQHYTTPGKMKRAYLDRELVARIEKALVGRGDPAITPAEVWQLAGPEFKRASLVSSFDPDQEADGPGYTREHWRPTLPGALPEIDVRVGAGEGTIGNQVAISLGGESMAGHQVVAEWVLSEAFLRHEVRASPANTLVMEVVGDSMFPTYHPGDRVLVDLAQNILRSDTVYVVSDGMSEPQIKRLQRVPFSDPALVKIISDNQSLETFEVELSRLRIIGRVCGHIARK; this is encoded by the coding sequence ATGTCAATGCAGATTTCGTATACGGAATTCGCGTATGTTCCGAGGATGGATGCCAGGGCCGACACCGCGAAGAAATTGAAGTCCCTCTACAAGCGAGCGGACTTCACCATGGACACATTCGCCAAGGCCCTGGGCTTCGGCGGCGCTTCGAGCCTTCAGCACTACACGACCCCCGGCAAGATGAAGCGGGCGTATCTCGATCGCGAACTCGTCGCCCGTATCGAAAAGGCTCTGGTCGGCCGCGGCGATCCCGCAATCACACCAGCAGAAGTGTGGCAACTGGCCGGCCCGGAGTTCAAACGGGCTTCCCTCGTGTCCAGCTTTGATCCGGATCAGGAGGCTGACGGGCCTGGCTATACGCGCGAGCACTGGCGTCCGACGCTGCCTGGTGCCCTCCCGGAAATCGACGTGAGGGTCGGAGCTGGAGAGGGCACGATCGGCAATCAGGTTGCAATTTCCCTCGGCGGGGAAAGCATGGCAGGCCATCAGGTTGTCGCGGAATGGGTCCTTTCGGAGGCGTTTCTTCGCCATGAAGTAAGGGCTTCGCCTGCCAACACGCTCGTAATGGAGGTGGTTGGCGACTCGATGTTCCCGACATACCATCCGGGGGATCGTGTTCTGGTGGATCTCGCGCAGAACATCCTTCGCAGCGACACCGTCTACGTGGTCAGCGACGGGATGAGCGAACCGCAGATCAAGCGCCTGCAGCGGGTGCCCTTCAGCGATCCTGCCCTGGTGAAGATCATTTCTGACAACCAGTCGCTCGAAACCTTCGAGGTAGAGCTCAGTCGATTGCGGATAATCGGTAGGGTATGCGGGCACATTGCTCGCAAGTGA
- a CDS encoding HNH endonuclease — protein sequence MGYRGNTRYQQSKLDRAFQKADREAALRKQQGRCAYCLDLLNYRTVTRDHVQPRKLGGLDHRSNIVAACEPCNRLKGHMPYAFFMRMISEPRRGEPMAYRMVWVSRRLNTALIRMERNLDRFLGRVR from the coding sequence ATGGGATATCGGGGCAACACGCGCTACCAGCAGAGCAAGCTGGACAGGGCCTTCCAGAAGGCTGATCGCGAGGCCGCCCTGCGCAAGCAGCAAGGTCGGTGCGCGTACTGCCTCGACCTCCTCAACTATCGGACCGTCACGCGGGATCATGTCCAGCCCCGCAAGCTCGGCGGGCTCGATCACCGCAGCAACATCGTCGCTGCCTGCGAGCCCTGCAACCGGCTGAAGGGTCACATGCCCTATGCCTTCTTCATGCGCATGATCTCCGAGCCGCGCCGCGGCGAGCCCATGGCCTACCGCATGGTGTGGGTGTCGCGGCGGCTCAATACCGCGCTCATCCGGATGGAGCGAAACCTCGACCGGTTCTTAGGGAGGGTGCGATGA
- a CDS encoding thermonuclease family protein, producing the protein MTGDREERLLRLSIFVAALFVSASAHAQSLVGRASVIDGDTIEIAGERIRLRGVDAPESGQRCQDKSGREYRCGQVAANALDAFLAQSRPVSCSFVERDRYRRFVGDCYRADGKSVAAWMVRNGHALDWPRYSRGAYAADQSEARRVGAGMWQGRFVEPWEWRRGAW; encoded by the coding sequence GTGACCGGCGATCGCGAGGAACGTCTTTTGCGCCTATCGATTTTTGTTGCCGCGCTTTTCGTGAGCGCATCGGCCCATGCCCAATCCCTCGTGGGGCGCGCTTCTGTGATCGACGGAGACACGATTGAGATTGCGGGCGAGCGGATTCGGCTTCGTGGCGTCGACGCGCCAGAGAGCGGGCAGCGATGCCAGGACAAGTCCGGTCGTGAGTATCGGTGCGGGCAGGTCGCAGCGAACGCTCTGGACGCCTTCCTGGCTCAGTCCAGGCCCGTCTCCTGCAGTTTCGTTGAGCGCGACCGCTACCGGCGCTTCGTGGGCGACTGCTACCGCGCCGACGGCAAGAGCGTGGCCGCCTGGATGGTGCGCAACGGGCATGCGCTCGACTGGCCCCGGTACAGCCGTGGCGCCTATGCCGCGGATCAGTCCGAAGCCCGACGGGTCGGCGCCGGCATGTGGCAAGGGCGGTTCGTCGAGCCATGGGAGTGGCGCCGCGGCGCCTGGTAG